The sequence CTCGCTGCGGCGGAAGACCGTCTCGCCCTGCTCGTCGCCCAACCGGTGGCGGTCCTGCGGGCGCGGTTACAGCCGGTGAGACCCTTGCCGCCGCTCCCCGAGCACCTTGCCGTGGGCATTCCTGCCGACACTTTGCGTCAGCGGCCAGACGTGGCGGCCGCGGAACGGGCGCTCGCCGCAGCCACCGCGCGGGTGGGCGTGGCAGAAGCGGCCCGTTGGCCGCGACTTGTGTTGTCTGGCACGCTGGGCGTGGAGGCCTTTGGCGCCAGCGCCCTCGCCGACCCTGGTAGCGGCTTTTCCACGCTGCTAGCCCAGCTCACCGCGCCGTTGTTCGATGCCGCCAAGCGTCGCGCCCAGGTGGAGGTGCAGGATGCGCTGCGGGAACAGGCCGAGGCTCAATATCGCAAGACCGTACTGACCGCCCTCTCGGAAGTGGAAGACGCCCTCGCCGCCATCGCAGCGGCACGCAGGCGGGAGGCAAGCCTCGCCGTCGCCGCCGAAGCCGCGCGCAACGCTGCCTTGCTCGCCCGCCACCGTTATCAAGCAGGACTCATCGATTTCCAATCGGTGCTGGACACGGAGCGCAGCCAGCTCGGGGTAGAAGACGCACTCGCCACGGCGCGCGCCGACCGGCTATCCAGCCTGATCCGACTGTACAAGGCCCTCGGAGGTGGCTGGAATCCATCGCAACAGGAAAACACACCATGACCGACCAAGCTTCTTCCATCCAGCGCTTGCTGGGCCGCGAGGCCGTAGGCGGCCGGCGTCTCATGCTCGTCGTTGCCGGGCTCGTTCTGCTCGCCGCCGCTGCCCTGGCCTACTTCGTCCAGCGCAACGAGGCCAAACCCCGCTATGAGACCGAGGAAGCGAAACGGGGCCGCTTGGAAGTAACGGTATCCGCCACCGGCAGCCTGCAGCCCACCAATCAAGTGGACGTGGGCAGCGAACTGTCGGGCATCATCGACAAGGTATTCGTGGACGTGAACGACCAGGTGAAACGGGGTCAGGTGCTGGCGCGACTGGATACCCGGCGGCTTGAGGACCAGGTGGCGCGCTCCCGTGCCGCGCTGGTAGCAGCCGAGGCCACGGTCGCGCAGGCTCGCGCCACCTTGCAAGATGCCCGCGCCAATCTCGCCCGGCTGGAGGAAGTCGCGCGTCTGTCCGGCGGCAAGGTGCCCTCCCAGGCGGAACTGGAAACCGGGCGCGCCAACGTGGCCAAGGCCGAGGCGGCAGTCAAGAGCGCCGAAGCGGGCGTGGAACAGGCGCGCGCCACGCTGCGCACGGACGAGACCAATCTCGCCAAAGCCAGCATCCGCTCCCCCATCGACGGCGTGGTCCTGACGCGCAAGGTGGAACCGGGCCAGACCGTGGCCGCTTCGCTACAGGCACCGGTGTTGTTCACCCTGGCCGAGGACCTCACACACATGGAGCTACAGGTGAACGTGGACGAGGCGGACGTGGGCCAGGTAAAACCGGGACAGAAGGCCACCTTCACGGTGGATGCCTGGCCGGGGCGCAAGTATCCCGCAGTGATCGAGCGGGTGGCCTACGGCTCCCAGGTCACCGAAGGCGTGGTGTATTACCCCACCACCCTGCGGGTGAACAACGACGATCTCAGCCTGCGGCCCGGCATGACGGCGACAGCGGAGATCCTCACCGCAGTGCACGATGACGTTTTGTTGATACCCAATGCCGCGCTGCGCTTCACACCCCGCACCAGCGCCAGCAAGAAGAAAGGTGGCATCCTCGATGCCCTGCTGCCCAAGCCGCCGCGCCCGGAGAGCGGGCGGGTACCCAAGGAGGCGAAACGCAAGGATGCGCCGCGCCGCGTATGGGTGCTGCAGGATGGCACGCCGACGGCAGTGGAAGTCACCCTGGGTCTGAGCAATGGCCGGGTCACCGAAGTGCTGAGCGGTGGGCTCAAGCCGGGCATGAAGGTCATCACCGACATGAGCCAGCCGGCCAAATGAGCGCATGCCTTTTGCGTCTTCAGGGCGTGACCAAGATCTACGGTCGCGGCAGGGCGGCCTTCCAGGCGCTGCGCGGCGTGGACCTGGCCATTGAGGCCGGCGAATTCGTCGCGGTCATGGGGCCCAGTGGTTCCGGCAAGTCCACGGTGATGAACATTCTCGGCTGCCTGGACGTTCCCAGCGACGGGCACTACTGGTTCGAGGATCTGGCCGTCACCCAGCTCAGCCGGGACCAGCGCGCCCTGTTGCGGCGCAATCAGCTCGGCTTTGTGTTCCAAGGCTTCAATTTGCTGCCCCGCACCACGGCGCTGGAAAACGTCGAGCTACCCTTGCTCTACCGGCGCGAGCCAGCGGCACGCCGTCACGGGCTGGCGCGCGAGGCGCTCGCTGCGGTGGGGCTCGCGGGCTGGGAACATCACACGCCTGCGGAACTCTCGGGTGGTCAGCAGCAACGGGTGGCCATCGCCCGCGCCATCGTCACCCGGCCGCGCGTGCTGCTGGCCGACGAACCCACCGGCAATCTGGACACCCAGACCAGCGGCGAGATCATGGAGCTGATCAGCGGGCTAAATCGGGACAAGGGCATCACCGTGGTCATGGTGACCCACGAGCCCGACATCGCCGCCTGGGCGCAGCGCGTTATCCACTTCCGCGATGGCCGGGTGGAAAGGGAGGAACGCCGATGATTTGGAACACCTTGCTACTCGCTCTGCGGGCGATCCGCCGCAACCTGCTGCGCTCCTTCCTCACTATCCTGGGTGTGGTGATCGGTGTGGCCTCGGTGATCACCATGGTCACTCTCGGCGATGGCGCCACGCGCGCCGTCTCCGACCAGATCGCCAGTCTTGGCAACAACCTGCTCACTCTGCGTCCCGGCCAGCGCCTTGGCCTGGGCTTCATCGGTGCCCCCTCGTTCAAGGTCAGTGACGCGGACGCCATCGCGGAGCAGGTTCCCGGCGTGCGCGCGGTGGCGCCGGTCGCCAGCCGTTCCACCACCGTGGTGGCGGGCGCCAACAACTGGACCACCAGCATCACCGGCTCCACCGTGAGCTATTTCGAGGTGGGCAACTGGAAGCTCACGGAGGGCCGCTTCTTCAACGAAAGCGAGGAGCGCGCGGGCAAATCCGTATGCCTTTTGGGGCAGACGGTGAAACGCGAGCTATTCGGTAGCCAAAGCCCCATCGGCGAAGAGATCCGCGTCAAGCAGTTCGCCTGCGAGGTGATCGGCGTGCTAGCGCCCAAGGGACAGTCAACCATGGGTGCCGATCAGGACGACACCATCGTCATGCCCTTGCGCGCGGTTCAGCGCCGTCTCCTCGGCAACACTGACGTGCGCGCCATCATGGTTTCCGTCAAGGACGCGGAGTCCATGGAAAAGGTCAAGCGCCAGATCGAACAGCTCATGCGCGAACGGCGACGCCTCGCCGACAACGAAGACAACAACTTCACCATCTTCGATACGCGCCAGATCGCCGACACCCTCACCGGCACCATCCGTGTGATGACCACATTGCTGGGCGCGGTGGCGGCGGTCTCCCTGCTGGTGGGCGGCATCGGCATCATGAACATCATGCTAGTGTCGGTGACCGAGCGCACCCGCGAGATCGGCATCCGCCTCGCCATCGGCGCGCTGGAGCGGGACGTGCTCCTACAGTTTCTGATCGAGGCGGTGGCGCTTTCTGCCTTCGGCGGGCTGGTGGGCATCCTGGTCGCGTTCGGCGCCGCCATGGGGCTGGCGAGCCTAATGCAGGTGCCCTTCCTGTTCAATCCCAGTATCAATCTGCTTGCTTTCCTGTTTGCCGGCGCCATTGGCGTGATCTTCGGCTTCTTCCCCGCACGGCGCGCGGCACGCTTGAATCCCATCGACGCCCTGCGTCACGAGTAAGTCAGGCGGTCTTCCCCGGCCAGGGACAAAGATCGCGCAGCACGCACTCGCCGCAACGCGG comes from Thiobacter sp. AK1 and encodes:
- a CDS encoding efflux RND transporter periplasmic adaptor subunit, whose amino-acid sequence is MTDQASSIQRLLGREAVGGRRLMLVVAGLVLLAAAALAYFVQRNEAKPRYETEEAKRGRLEVTVSATGSLQPTNQVDVGSELSGIIDKVFVDVNDQVKRGQVLARLDTRRLEDQVARSRAALVAAEATVAQARATLQDARANLARLEEVARLSGGKVPSQAELETGRANVAKAEAAVKSAEAGVEQARATLRTDETNLAKASIRSPIDGVVLTRKVEPGQTVAASLQAPVLFTLAEDLTHMELQVNVDEADVGQVKPGQKATFTVDAWPGRKYPAVIERVAYGSQVTEGVVYYPTTLRVNNDDLSLRPGMTATAEILTAVHDDVLLIPNAALRFTPRTSASKKKGGILDALLPKPPRPESGRVPKEAKRKDAPRRVWVLQDGTPTAVEVTLGLSNGRVTEVLSGGLKPGMKVITDMSQPAK
- a CDS encoding ABC transporter permease, with product MIWNTLLLALRAIRRNLLRSFLTILGVVIGVASVITMVTLGDGATRAVSDQIASLGNNLLTLRPGQRLGLGFIGAPSFKVSDADAIAEQVPGVRAVAPVASRSTTVVAGANNWTTSITGSTVSYFEVGNWKLTEGRFFNESEERAGKSVCLLGQTVKRELFGSQSPIGEEIRVKQFACEVIGVLAPKGQSTMGADQDDTIVMPLRAVQRRLLGNTDVRAIMVSVKDAESMEKVKRQIEQLMRERRRLADNEDNNFTIFDTRQIADTLTGTIRVMTTLLGAVAAVSLLVGGIGIMNIMLVSVTERTREIGIRLAIGALERDVLLQFLIEAVALSAFGGLVGILVAFGAAMGLASLMQVPFLFNPSINLLAFLFAGAIGVIFGFFPARRAARLNPIDALRHE
- a CDS encoding efflux transporter outer membrane subunit, which produces MQKNKAAFLFALLFAGCAAGPDYRPPAPSVPPEWSRLDEVGMSHAPGDLARWWASFGDPLLTALVTEAERAHPDLTLALAKLRQARAQRIVSGAAQWPELSAAASANRSDTSSQTGSGLVRKLYRAELDASWELDLFGAVRRSVEAAEAEVASAQANLAATRVSLAAETAAAYVDVRNFQNRLNIARDNLARQQDTLTLTEWRARAGLVSSQDVEQARANVEQTRAQIPVLEQNLAAAEDRLALLVAQPVAVLRARLQPVRPLPPLPEHLAVGIPADTLRQRPDVAAAERALAAATARVGVAEAARWPRLVLSGTLGVEAFGASALADPGSGFSTLLAQLTAPLFDAAKRRAQVEVQDALREQAEAQYRKTVLTALSEVEDALAAIAAARRREASLAVAAEAARNAALLARHRYQAGLIDFQSVLDTERSQLGVEDALATARADRLSSLIRLYKALGGGWNPSQQENTP
- a CDS encoding ABC transporter ATP-binding protein, whose product is MSACLLRLQGVTKIYGRGRAAFQALRGVDLAIEAGEFVAVMGPSGSGKSTVMNILGCLDVPSDGHYWFEDLAVTQLSRDQRALLRRNQLGFVFQGFNLLPRTTALENVELPLLYRREPAARRHGLAREALAAVGLAGWEHHTPAELSGGQQQRVAIARAIVTRPRVLLADEPTGNLDTQTSGEIMELISGLNRDKGITVVMVTHEPDIAAWAQRVIHFRDGRVEREERR